The genomic stretch CGCCGGCCCGTTGGGCCTGGACCGTTTACACCGTCCGGTGGGTTTAACTGCGGCAAGGCACCTGGGAAGGAAGGCAAAGATTTTATCCTCATGGCCCTCAAAACCGGTATAAGTCGGGTCCGCGGCTGGTTTCGGCGTGGGATTCGGGTACTTCTCGGCGGCTCGAGCCGGAGCGTCCGCTCGAACTCGCCCGTCTCGGTTAAATTCCCGCAAAGGTACGCAAAGCGACACGTCAGTTCAAACAACTTCCTGGACTTTGATTACTGGCGCACACGGATCTTAACGAACCGGTGTTATTGGCCAACCTCCCGCCTTCAATCCTTGAGCCGCTTGAGGAAGCAGACCAGCCTTTCCACTTCCTGGAAACCCAGGTGCTTATGGATGCCGATGCTCAGATGATTACTCGCCTGGGTATCCGAACCGAGTTCATCGCACCCTCGGGACAGCGCCCAACGCTCAGCCGCTTTCAGCAGTGCTTTCCCTAATCCGCGGCCCCGCTGCTCCGGGAGGATAAACCATCCCTCCACAAACGCCACCGGTGAGCTGGTGGCACCTTCAGCAAATTCGCGTAAACGAACCTCGATAAACCCAACCGCGTCCTGGCCGCTGAAACGAGCAATGAAGGCCGCCCAACGACCTGGATCGGCGAGGATCTCCGCGATCTCGCGATCACAATCGGCCTGACAATCCGGCCAAAGTCGAACCCGCAAGGAACGATAATCCGCCACCAGGTTATCCCCATACGTTATCTGTCTGACGACAAAGGTTGGCCTCACCGAAAACTTTCGCCCCAAGCATGCAATCCGTAAAGGGTCACCTCGGAGCGGGCAAATGGCGTTAGCGTTATACCATTTACACAATTATCTCGGTAGAATTCCGGCGGGAGGAGGTGCTGCCGGATGCTCCGCGTGGCGCTAAATCGGTCTTAGGCCCAACGATCCGGGTGACCGTCTTACGGCCCGAAGGGCCAAGAGAACTTAGCCCAGGGCTTTACCCCCTGGGTAACCG from Verrucomicrobiota bacterium encodes the following:
- a CDS encoding GNAT family N-acetyltransferase produces the protein MTYGDNLVADYRSLRVRLWPDCQADCDREIAEILADPGRWAAFIARFSGQDAVGFIEVRLREFAEGATSSPVAFVEGWFILPEQRGRGLGKALLKAAERWALSRGCDELGSDTQASNHLSIGIHKHLGFQEVERLVCFLKRLKD